Genomic DNA from Spirochaetaceae bacterium:
AGTAGAAGATGTAGAACGGGATGACGTTGATGCCGTGGGTGGCGTAGGCGGTGCCGGCGGCGATGAAGCTGGAGAACGAGCCCGCCTCGGTGATGCCCTCCTCCAGCACCTGGCCGTCGGTGGCCTCGCGGTAGTAGAGCAGGTTCTCGCGGTCGACCGGCTCGTACAACTGGCCGAGACTGCTGTAGATGCCCACCTGGCGGAACAGCGCCTCCATGCCGAAGGTGCGCGCCTCGTCCGGCACGATGGGCGCCAGCAGCTTGCCCAGCCCCTTGTCGCGCAGCAGCTTGGACAGGATGCGCACGAACACCATGGTGGTCGATACCTCGCGCTCGTCGGTGCCGGCGTAGAACTCCTCGAACAGTGCCTCCGGCGGCGGCGGCAGCGGCGGCGCCTGCGGCTCGCGGTGCGGCAGGTAGCCGCCGAGGGCGTGCCGCTGCCGGTGCAGGTACTGCATCTCCTCGCTGTCTTCGGGCGGCCGGTAGAACGGCGCCTTGGCCACCTGGTCGTCCGAGATCGGGATGCCGAAGCGGGTGCGGAAGGTGGCGAGTTCGTCCTCGTTCAGCTTCTTCTGCTGGTGGGTCACGTTCTTGCCCTCGCCGCCTTCGCCGAGGCCGTAGCCCTTGATGGTTTGCGCCAGGATCACGGTGGGGGCGCCGCGATGCTGCACCGCGGCCTGGTAGGCGGCGAACACCTTCTCCGGGTCGTGCCCGCCGCGCCGGAGCTTGCGGAGCTGGTCGTCGGAGTGGTTCCTGACCATCTCCAGCAGCCGCGGATCGGCGCCGAAGAAGTCGGTGCGGATATAGTCGCCGCTGGCCACCGTGTACTTCTGGTACTGGCCGTCGACCGTCTCGTTCATGCGCCGCACCAGGACGCCGTCGATGTCACTCTCCAGCAGCGGATCCCAGTCGTCGCCCCAGATCACCTTGATCACGTTCCAGCCGGCGCCGCGGAACGCCGCCTCCAGTTCCTGGATGATCTTGCCGTTGCCGCGCACCGGCCCGTCGAGCCGCTGCAGGTTGCAGTTGATCACCCAGATCAGGTTGTCCAGCTTCTCGCGCGCGGCGAGCGTGATCGAACCGAGCGATTCCGGCTCGTCCATCTCGCCGTCGCCCAGGAACGCCCACACCTTCTGTGCCGAGGTATCGTGCAGCCGGCGGTCGTGCAGGTAGCGGTTGAAGCGCGCCTGGTAGATCGACATGATCGGCGTCAGCCCCATCGACACCGACGGCGAGAACCAGAACCCGGGCATCAGCCACGGGTGGGGATAGGAGGACAGCCCGCCGCCTTCGCCGAGTTCGCGGCGGAAGTTCTCCAGTTGCCGCTCGCTGAGGCGGCCCTCCAGGTAGGCGCGGGCGTACATGCCGGGCGCCGAGTGGCCCTGGAAGTAGACGATGTCGCCGCCGCCGGGCGCCGCGGGGCCGCGCAGGAAGTGGTTCTGGGCGACCTCGATCAGGGTGGCGCCGGAGGCGAACGAGGAGATGTGGCCGCCGATGTTGTCGGAGGCCTTGTTGGCGCGCACCACCATCGCCATGGCGTTCCAGCGGATAATCGACTTGATGCGGCGCTCGATCTCGCGCCGGCCGGGGAACGCCGGCTGCTGCGAGCGCGGAATCGTGTTCACGTAAGGGGTGTTGGCGGAAAACGGCATCGCCATGCCGCGTTGGTGGGCGTAGCGTTGCAGCTCGCCGAGCAGGAAGTGCGCGCCGGCGGGGCCGCCGCTGCGGATCACGTACTCGAACGACTCGATCCACTCGCTCAGCTCTTCCACCGACATCGGCGTGGCGGCGGCGCCGGTGCCGTTCGGGTTGTCCACGGGCGCCCCCAGTTCGCCGGCCGGCGTCCGTCCGTTGCCGGATCCCGCATCGATGCCGGCGTCGATCATTCCTTCGCTCTCGTGCAAAATGTCGGGATTCATCTCCATACCCACCTTCGCGGCTTCCTTGTTACGCGGACCGCAGTTCCAACGCCGCCATCTCCTCCGCCGACAGGTCCAGCTCGGCGGCGCGCGTGCTCGCGGCGAATTCCTCGACGGTGCGCGCCCCCACCAGGGGAAACACGTTCATCCCGGTGCCGAACAGATAGGCCAGTGCTACCGTGGCCACGCTCAGGCCGCGTGCGCCGGCAATCGCGTTGGCGGCGTCGTAGCGGCGAAAGTTGTCTTCCGTGCCGTAGGTCTCGGCACTCAGTCTCATGTAGTAGTCGGTAAACGTGTCCAGGTTGTCGCGGCGCAGGGCGCCGGAGAAGAAGCCCCCGGCCAGACTGGACCATACCAGCAGCGGCATGCGGGTGAGCCGGTACCAGTCGCGGTCCTGGGCGCCGTCCGGGCCGCTGATCGACAGGCACTCCGCCCACGGCTCCCGGCGCTGCACCGCCAGGCTGAAGTTGGGGCTGCTCGCGCGCATCGGCGGCAGGCCGTGTTCCTCGGCGTAGGCGTTGGCCTCCTGAATGCGCCGCGGGCTCCAGTTGGAGCCGCCGAAGGCGCGGATCCGGCCCGCCTCCTGGTGATCGGCCAGGGCGTCCATGATCGGCCCCACCGGCAGGCTCGGGTCGTCGCGGTGCAGCAGGTACAGGTCGACGTGATCGCTACGCAGGCGCGCGAGGGTGTCCATCAGGTCAGACGCAAGATCATACGGCGTGACCCGCCGGCGGTCCACGTTGTGGTGGCAGCCCTTGCCGACGATCACCACCCGGTCGCGGTTGCCGCGCGCCTCCATCCACAGGCCGAGCACGCGGTCGGCGTCGCCGCCTCCGTAGCCGTGCGCCGTGTCGAACGTGGTTCCGCCGTGCTCGAACACGCCGTCGAGGAGTTCGAAGCCTTCCTCGAGCCGGTCGCGGCTGAGCATGATGGTGCCCTGAATCACGCGCGCGAGCGGTTTGTCCAATCCGTCTATCTGCTGGTAGATCATGCCTCTTCTTCCGTCTCGAAAGGATACCGTACGCCGATGGCGCGCCGCGCCGCGTCGAGCGTTTCGCTGATGGCGATCGACTCGGCGAGGGGCATCACCCGCGAGTCGGTGGCGCCGGCCCGGATCAGCTCCATGAAGTGTTCGGCCTCGTAGTTGAAGCCGTTGCCGGTGTGCGGGTAGCGGCGCTCATCCGGGGCCGCGTCGCCGCGGTGCACGATGAGCCGTTCGCTGCGCCAGAACCGCGGGCCCACGATCACGTAGCCGCCGCTGCCCACCACGCTTGCCA
This window encodes:
- a CDS encoding aldo/keto reductase gives rise to the protein MIYQQIDGLDKPLARVIQGTIMLSRDRLEEGFELLDGVFEHGGTTFDTAHGYGGGDADRVLGLWMEARGNRDRVVIVGKGCHHNVDRRRVTPYDLASDLMDTLARLRSDHVDLYLLHRDDPSLPVGPIMDALADHQEAGRIRAFGGSNWSPRRIQEANAYAEEHGLPPMRASSPNFSLAVQRREPWAECLSISGPDGAQDRDWYRLTRMPLLVWSSLAGGFFSGALRRDNLDTFTDYYMRLSAETYGTEDNFRRYDAANAIAGARGLSVATVALAYLFGTGMNVFPLVGARTVEEFAASTRAAELDLSAEEMAALELRSA
- the aceE gene encoding pyruvate dehydrogenase (acetyl-transferring), homodimeric type, with translation MSVEELSEWIESFEYVIRSGGPAGAHFLLGELQRYAHQRGMAMPFSANTPYVNTIPRSQQPAFPGRREIERRIKSIIRWNAMAMVVRANKASDNIGGHISSFASGATLIEVAQNHFLRGPAAPGGGDIVYFQGHSAPGMYARAYLEGRLSERQLENFRRELGEGGGLSSYPHPWLMPGFWFSPSVSMGLTPIMSIYQARFNRYLHDRRLHDTSAQKVWAFLGDGEMDEPESLGSITLAAREKLDNLIWVINCNLQRLDGPVRGNGKIIQELEAAFRGAGWNVIKVIWGDDWDPLLESDIDGVLVRRMNETVDGQYQKYTVASGDYIRTDFFGADPRLLEMVRNHSDDQLRKLRRGGHDPEKVFAAYQAAVQHRGAPTVILAQTIKGYGLGEGGEGKNVTHQQKKLNEDELATFRTRFGIPISDDQVAKAPFYRPPEDSEEMQYLHRQRHALGGYLPHREPQAPPLPPPPEALFEEFYAGTDEREVSTTMVFVRILSKLLRDKGLGKLLAPIVPDEARTFGMEALFRQVGIYSSLGQLYEPVDRENLLYYREATDGQVLEEGITEAGSFSSFIAAGTAYATHGINVIPFYIFYSMFGFQRVGDLIWAAGDMRAKGFFLGGTAGRTTLNGEGLQHQDGHSHVAALSIPNLKAYDPAYAFELAVIIRDGIERMFVRQESLFYYLTVMNENYAMPAMPEGAEEGILRGIYRLAHSSAGEDKPRAHLLGSGTILNEARAAAELLAGYGVAADVWSVTSYKELYNDINEVERWNVLHPGEQRQSYLQQAFASERGVCVAASDYLKILPRALAPHLPGPLVALGTDGFGRSETREALRDFFQVDARHITASALGALADAGEVEQALVEKAIADLSIEADAPSTLTR